In a single window of the Anaerocolumna cellulosilytica genome:
- a CDS encoding tetratricopeptide repeat protein, whose amino-acid sequence MKKRIRNIIICGLLFGGILLMLRIVFQMSDEEVWRYYILVSGIILVGAVGINIIYQVKLMKKLKRFETILRDEENPDKFIEENESLLRRLKSEYNRALININLSAGYCDKGDFETAKNILLSIPLKHIKGINKVVYYMNLAYIYFRLEESQKALDILEQQKKAFSNLEKHPSLGGNIMSLRILKYIAQDQLADAQNLLITAKNQWTDKRLLKDWELLQSTINQLNNTSL is encoded by the coding sequence ATGAAAAAAAGAATACGAAATATTATTATATGTGGTTTGCTCTTTGGAGGCATTTTGCTAATGCTAAGGATTGTGTTTCAGATGTCTGATGAAGAGGTTTGGCGGTATTATATTCTTGTCAGCGGGATAATCCTAGTAGGAGCAGTGGGAATCAATATAATATATCAGGTTAAACTAATGAAAAAGTTGAAACGCTTTGAAACGATTCTGCGGGATGAAGAGAATCCGGATAAATTTATTGAAGAAAATGAAAGTCTGTTGCGTAGGTTGAAGTCGGAGTATAACAGAGCGCTTATCAATATTAATCTTAGTGCCGGGTATTGCGACAAGGGAGATTTTGAGACAGCAAAAAATATTTTATTATCCATTCCTCTTAAACATATAAAAGGAATTAATAAAGTGGTTTATTATATGAATCTTGCTTATATTTATTTTAGATTGGAAGAATCTCAAAAAGCTCTTGATATTTTAGAACAACAAAAGAAAGCATTTTCCAATTTGGAAAAGCATCCTTCATTGGGAGGTAATATTATGTCTTTAAGGATATTAAAGTATATTGCTCAAGATCAGCTTGCAGATGCCCAAAATCTACTGATCACAGCAAAAAATCAATGGACTGATAAACGTCTGCTAAAAGATTGGGAGCTATTGCAGAGTACAATCAATCAATTAAATAATACATCGCTGTAA
- a CDS encoding DNA topoisomerase III: MKSLVIAEKPSVGRDIARVLKCTKNMGGAIEGEKYIVTWGLGHLVTLADPENYDEKYKTWNMENLPMLPEKFQLVVIKQTGKQYQAVKTQIQRKDVSDIIIATDAGREGELVARWILEKANNKKPVKRLWISSVTDKAIREGFAHLKDGKEYENLYQAAVARAEADWIVGMNATRALTCKYNASLSCGRVQTPTLAMIAKREEDIKKFIPVPYYGLIGKLSGMTLTWKDAKSGNTTTPDKSKIEELLKQLRGKDGIVTEFKTQLKKSYAPGLYDLTELQREANLRFDFSAKETLNIMQRLYENHKVLTYPRTDSRYLTTDIVGTLKERLEAVSIGQYKKLISVLLRKPIVTNSSFVDNQKVSDHHAIIPTEQFVNLDNMSTDERKIYDMVVRRFLAVLYPPYEYEEATVKVQVGSEQFTAKGRITKAIGYKEVYENQIEDKEETESLQEVSKDDVLKGIDFVITEGKTKPPAPFNEATLLSAMENPVQFLEEKNKEIVKTLGETGGLGTVATRADIIEKLFNSFLMEKRGKDIFITSKGKQLLELVPQDLKKPELTASLEMKLGKIAGGKLKKRELMKEMTAYTKEIVAEIKSGDGKFRHDNLTSKKCPACGKNMLAVNGKNSRMLVCQDRECGHRETIARTSNARCPICHKKMELVGQGEAQTFTCSCGHKEKLSAFQERRKKEGAGVSKKDVAKYMNQLKKEEKEPVNTAFADAFSKLKLDK, from the coding sequence ATGAAATCATTAGTAATAGCGGAAAAACCCTCTGTAGGAAGAGATATTGCCAGAGTACTTAAATGTACAAAAAATATGGGGGGAGCCATAGAAGGTGAAAAATACATTGTTACCTGGGGACTAGGACATCTAGTTACCTTAGCTGATCCTGAAAATTATGATGAAAAATATAAAACCTGGAACATGGAGAATCTTCCGATGCTGCCGGAGAAGTTCCAGTTAGTAGTTATAAAGCAGACCGGAAAACAATATCAGGCGGTGAAAACACAGATTCAGCGAAAGGACGTATCTGACATTATAATTGCCACAGATGCAGGCAGGGAAGGGGAATTAGTAGCAAGGTGGATACTGGAAAAGGCAAATAATAAGAAGCCCGTTAAGAGATTATGGATATCCTCCGTTACGGATAAAGCCATCCGGGAAGGCTTTGCACACCTAAAAGACGGAAAAGAATATGAAAATCTGTATCAGGCAGCGGTAGCAAGAGCGGAAGCCGATTGGATTGTAGGAATGAATGCTACAAGAGCCTTAACCTGTAAATATAATGCCAGCCTTTCCTGTGGACGTGTGCAGACGCCAACGCTTGCAATGATTGCAAAAAGAGAAGAAGATATTAAAAAGTTCATACCAGTCCCCTACTATGGATTGATTGGGAAACTAAGTGGTATGACACTTACCTGGAAAGATGCCAAATCAGGCAATACAACTACGCCTGATAAATCAAAGATAGAAGAGCTGTTAAAACAACTAAGAGGCAAAGATGGTATCGTAACAGAATTTAAAACGCAGTTAAAAAAATCCTATGCTCCTGGATTATATGATTTGACAGAATTACAAAGAGAGGCAAATCTCAGGTTTGACTTTTCTGCAAAAGAAACATTGAATATCATGCAGCGCTTGTATGAAAATCATAAGGTGTTAACGTATCCAAGAACAGATTCCAGATACTTGACTACGGATATTGTAGGAACCTTAAAGGAAAGACTGGAAGCAGTCAGTATAGGACAATATAAAAAACTGATCTCTGTGTTACTTAGAAAGCCTATTGTCACCAATTCCTCCTTTGTGGATAATCAAAAAGTTAGTGACCATCATGCCATTATTCCTACGGAGCAGTTTGTAAACCTTGACAATATGAGTACCGATGAAAGAAAAATTTATGATATGGTGGTAAGACGCTTCCTTGCTGTTTTATATCCACCTTACGAATATGAAGAAGCGACCGTAAAAGTACAGGTTGGCAGCGAACAATTTACTGCTAAAGGGCGAATTACGAAAGCAATCGGCTATAAGGAAGTTTATGAAAATCAAATAGAAGATAAGGAAGAAACTGAAAGCTTGCAGGAGGTTTCGAAGGATGATGTACTAAAAGGAATAGACTTTGTTATAACCGAAGGTAAGACAAAACCACCGGCACCTTTTAACGAAGCTACCTTATTGTCCGCTATGGAAAACCCAGTACAATTCCTTGAGGAAAAAAACAAAGAGATAGTGAAGACCTTAGGGGAGACCGGAGGGCTTGGAACGGTAGCAACCAGAGCCGATATAATTGAAAAGTTATTCAACTCCTTTTTAATGGAGAAACGGGGAAAAGATATATTTATTACTTCGAAAGGAAAGCAGCTCTTAGAACTAGTTCCTCAGGATTTAAAGAAGCCTGAACTAACCGCATCCCTTGAAATGAAACTAGGCAAAATAGCAGGCGGCAAATTAAAAAAACGGGAATTAATGAAAGAGATGACTGCTTATACCAAAGAAATTGTAGCAGAAATTAAGAGTGGTGACGGAAAATTCAGACATGACAATCTCACCAGTAAAAAATGTCCGGCGTGCGGAAAAAATATGCTTGCCGTTAACGGTAAAAACAGCAGAATGTTAGTATGCCAGGACAGAGAATGCGGTCACAGGGAAACCATTGCCAGAACCAGCAACGCCAGATGTCCGATATGCCATAAGAAAATGGAGTTAGTTGGACAGGGAGAAGCGCAGACTTTTACCTGCTCCTGTGGACACAAGGAAAAACTGTCGGCCTTTCAGGAGAGGAGAAAGAAAGAGGGAGCTGGTGTTAGTAAAAAGGACGTAGCAAAATACATGAACCAGCTTAAAAAGGAAGAAAAGGAGCCGGTAAATACCGCATTTGCAGATGCCTTTTCCAAATTAAAGCTGGATAAATAG
- a CDS encoding DUF1266 domain-containing protein gives MKKRLLTLALVTVLALTGCSSTPAKKDTDSTPATTTDDSKEAETADKSISDTLLWFNATYALITSRNGGDINLVGGYAANDSIAKMMQQGLENSWSVTDRATADEKLKWLTEENGHNAELLELYNQNELSTYSRDELVAALTDESYTDEDRAFFLGIFDAVEKYGDNAIKAWDLSRAMQLSSWYYLAGYYTYEEAMDASLTIAQELQKVYTSWDDMMESYLFGFQYWNEDDITDETSESYARAQIYQELKAQSDSIYSLDWNLSLSKEW, from the coding sequence ATGAAGAAAAGATTATTAACCTTGGCACTAGTTACCGTACTTGCCTTAACCGGATGCAGTAGTACACCTGCTAAAAAGGATACCGACAGTACTCCCGCTACTACAACAGATGATTCAAAAGAAGCAGAAACCGCTGATAAAAGCATATCTGATACGTTACTTTGGTTTAACGCAACCTATGCCTTAATCACCTCAAGAAATGGCGGTGATATCAACCTTGTTGGCGGCTATGCCGCAAACGATTCCATTGCTAAAATGATGCAGCAAGGATTAGAAAATTCCTGGAGTGTTACGGATAGAGCTACTGCTGATGAAAAGCTGAAATGGCTGACCGAAGAAAATGGACATAATGCAGAATTACTTGAACTCTATAATCAAAACGAGTTGTCTACCTATTCTAGAGATGAATTGGTAGCTGCATTAACAGACGAGTCTTATACAGACGAAGACAGAGCTTTTTTCTTGGGAATTTTTGATGCAGTTGAAAAATACGGAGATAATGCCATTAAGGCTTGGGATTTGTCAAGAGCCATGCAGTTATCCTCCTGGTATTATCTGGCGGGTTATTATACTTATGAAGAGGCTATGGATGCCAGCTTAACGATTGCACAGGAATTACAAAAAGTGTATACTTCTTGGGATGATATGATGGAAAGTTATTTATTTGGTTTCCAATATTGGAATGAAGATGATATAACAGATGAAACATCTGAAAGTTATGCGCGTGCCCAGATTTATCAGGAATTAAAGGCACAAAGCGACAGTATCTATTCTCTGGACTGGAATTTGTCCTTATCTAAGGAATGGTAA
- a CDS encoding ABC transporter ATP-binding protein, which yields MDTIILRTNKLCKSFSIGGVQQHVLKNLDLSINKGDFTVIMGSSGSGKSTLLYALSGMDIPTVGDVFLGEENIAKLSNDKLALIRRKNCGFVFQSIYLLDNMNILDNVLTSGLLLNRNKKEVFHKAQTLLKSMGLNEQDFVKFPNQLSGGEKQRVAIVRAIINNPKILFADEPTGALNSASSTQVLDNFTRLNEDGQSIIMVTHDIKTALRGNRILYVKDGTVCGELNMKPYKLLESSNRMQKLQQFLGEMGW from the coding sequence ATGGATACAATTATTCTTAGAACGAACAAATTATGCAAATCCTTTTCAATCGGCGGCGTTCAGCAACATGTCCTTAAAAATTTGGATCTTAGCATAAATAAAGGTGATTTCACTGTAATCATGGGAAGTTCCGGCTCGGGCAAATCCACCCTGCTTTATGCTTTGTCCGGCATGGACATTCCCACCGTAGGAGATGTTTTTCTTGGCGAAGAAAATATCGCCAAGTTAAGTAACGATAAACTTGCTCTTATAAGACGAAAAAATTGTGGATTTGTGTTTCAATCAATCTACTTATTAGACAATATGAATATTCTGGATAATGTATTGACTAGTGGACTGCTCTTAAACCGCAATAAAAAAGAGGTCTTTCATAAAGCACAGACACTTTTAAAAAGTATGGGCCTGAATGAACAAGATTTTGTTAAATTTCCCAATCAACTATCCGGCGGTGAGAAACAGAGGGTTGCTATCGTTAGGGCAATCATTAACAATCCAAAGATATTATTTGCAGATGAACCAACCGGCGCACTGAACTCCGCTTCTAGTACCCAGGTCCTAGATAACTTTACTAGACTGAATGAAGACGGTCAAAGTATTATCATGGTTACACATGATATAAAAACGGCTTTAAGAGGAAACCGTATCTTATATGTAAAAGACGGCACCGTGTGCGGAGAATTAAATATGAAACCATATAAACTTTTAGAAAGCTCCAATCGAATGCAAAAGTTACAACAATTTTTAGGGGAAATGGGGTGGTAG
- a CDS encoding 4Fe-4S dicluster domain-containing protein, with translation MNFIEAIKEAGIVGAGGAGFPTHIKLNTKAEYFIVNAAECEPLIETDKYLCRIFADELIKGVMMISAHLEAKKAVIALKGKYKAEITALKEAIAKNGADIEIFELRTFYPAGDEQIIVQQVTGRSVPERGIPIEVGAVVDNVGTVIGIYEALTKGKKTTEKYLSVVGEVKEPIMLKVPIGTSIRECIQSANPTISDYAIILGGPMMGRVVAENDLIDAQIVTKTTGNIIVLPKDHYLIRRSKVSIDRIKHQARSACIQCRMCTDLCPRYQIGHRIKPHLVMRNVWREHTELSTEEFEKSFGDAANCCDCGLCEMFSCPMGLSPRKVNGYMKGKLREKGINVEKNPNPVARGTVDISKVPTDRLIARLNLGQYNGLHAHSCITLHPQEVFIPLSQHIGKPAKAVKNIGDNVTIGDVIAAADDSGLSANIHASVHGIIKDITPLGIRISVN, from the coding sequence ATGAATTTTATTGAAGCCATAAAAGAAGCCGGAATTGTAGGTGCTGGCGGTGCCGGATTTCCGACACATATAAAACTGAATACTAAAGCAGAATATTTTATTGTAAATGCTGCCGAGTGTGAACCGCTTATTGAAACAGACAAATACTTATGCCGAATCTTTGCCGATGAACTGATTAAAGGAGTTATGATGATATCTGCTCATCTGGAGGCAAAAAAAGCAGTCATCGCTTTAAAAGGAAAATATAAAGCTGAAATCACTGCTCTTAAAGAAGCCATTGCTAAGAATGGTGCAGACATAGAAATTTTTGAACTTCGTACCTTCTATCCTGCCGGTGACGAACAGATAATCGTTCAACAGGTAACTGGTCGAAGTGTACCAGAAAGAGGTATTCCCATAGAAGTTGGTGCAGTAGTAGACAATGTGGGTACTGTAATCGGAATCTACGAAGCTCTTACTAAGGGCAAAAAGACCACAGAAAAATACCTGTCCGTAGTTGGTGAGGTGAAGGAACCCATCATGTTAAAAGTTCCCATTGGTACTTCTATCCGTGAATGCATTCAGTCTGCAAATCCAACCATCTCCGATTACGCCATTATACTTGGCGGTCCTATGATGGGACGAGTTGTTGCAGAGAATGATTTGATTGATGCACAGATTGTTACTAAAACAACCGGAAATATTATTGTTCTTCCAAAAGACCATTACTTAATCAGACGCTCCAAGGTATCCATTGACCGTATCAAACACCAGGCAAGAAGTGCCTGTATCCAATGCAGAATGTGTACTGACCTATGTCCAAGATATCAGATTGGGCACAGAATCAAACCCCATCTGGTTATGAGAAATGTATGGAGAGAACATACCGAGTTAAGTACCGAGGAATTTGAAAAGTCCTTTGGTGATGCAGCTAATTGCTGTGACTGTGGACTTTGTGAAATGTTCTCCTGCCCTATGGGACTCTCACCAAGAAAAGTGAACGGTTATATGAAGGGAAAATTACGAGAAAAGGGTATTAACGTAGAAAAAAATCCCAATCCAGTGGCAAGAGGAACCGTAGATATAAGTAAGGTACCTACTGACCGTTTAATTGCCAGATTAAATCTCGGTCAATATAACGGTTTGCATGCACATTCATGTATTACGTTACATCCACAGGAAGTATTTATACCCCTATCACAACATATCGGAAAGCCTGCTAAGGCAGTAAAAAACATTGGTGATAACGTTACAATCGGAGATGTTATTGCCGCCGCCGACGATAGCGGCTTATCAGCGAATATACATGCCAGCGTTCACGGAATTATAAAAGACATAACTCCACTTGGCATTCGAATCAGTGTAAATTAA
- a CDS encoding BMC domain-containing protein: MGKSVCMIELSSIARGIETCDYMLKAADVELLRSSTICPGKYMIIIGGDTGSVTAAMNAGEEKAGEFLVDKLLIPNVSDQLMPAISGTSQVPTGGAIGVIEFYSVASAIIAADTAAKTAAVNLIEVRTGFAVGGKGFVTLSGDIGAVTEAVNAAKAVSELMVECAVIPRPVDKLYEALM; encoded by the coding sequence ATGGGAAAGTCAGTCTGTATGATAGAACTGTCCAGTATTGCAAGAGGAATCGAGACCTGTGATTATATGCTAAAGGCAGCAGATGTTGAATTATTAAGATCCTCCACTATATGTCCCGGAAAATACATGATAATCATTGGCGGAGATACCGGAAGCGTTACAGCCGCTATGAATGCTGGAGAAGAAAAAGCCGGAGAATTTTTAGTAGATAAATTATTGATACCAAATGTCAGTGACCAGTTAATGCCTGCTATCAGCGGTACGTCACAAGTCCCTACTGGCGGAGCAATTGGTGTGATTGAATTTTATTCTGTAGCCTCTGCTATCATAGCTGCGGATACCGCAGCAAAAACCGCAGCAGTAAACCTGATTGAAGTACGTACCGGTTTTGCGGTGGGCGGAAAGGGCTTTGTTACCTTAAGCGGTGATATTGGTGCAGTTACGGAAGCTGTAAATGCCGCAAAAGCGGTCAGTGAGCTTATGGTAGAATGTGCCGTTATACCTAGACCAGTAGATAAGCTGTATGAGGCTTTGATGTAG
- a CDS encoding 1-propanol dehydrogenase PduQ: protein MYSTFSNKTEIIIGNGNGDTFTGAKRVFIVTDKFMYEKEVTKYITKHLDTAEYQIFHDVKPNPDIATVSQGVKIILEFKPDMVVALGGGSPIDAAKGMIYFARMQDASIQLKFIAIPTTSGTGSEVTKFAVITDPDTETKYPLVEDSMLPDTAILDAELTKSVPPSITADTGLDVLTHAIEAFVCNMRNDFTDALAEKAIKLANKFLIQVFEKPDDVTLRQRVHNASCLAGMAFSNSGLGINHSMAHTLGAHFHIPHGKANALLLPYVISFNAGLYDELTEANKRYAKIARLIWLDSTNDRQSTINLVRALKRYIAKLNIPSSIKAAGVNREDFYKLLPAMVDSAYVDPCTAGNPRNCTKEDLTDLFIRAYEGTNGI from the coding sequence ATGTATAGCACCTTTAGCAATAAAACAGAAATCATAATAGGCAATGGTAACGGAGACACTTTTACGGGAGCTAAAAGAGTCTTTATTGTTACTGATAAGTTTATGTATGAAAAGGAAGTAACCAAATACATAACAAAACATTTAGATACTGCTGAATATCAAATATTTCATGATGTGAAACCGAATCCCGACATAGCAACTGTTTCCCAAGGTGTTAAGATAATCTTAGAATTTAAACCCGATATGGTAGTTGCCTTAGGAGGTGGTTCTCCTATTGATGCTGCCAAGGGGATGATATATTTTGCCCGTATGCAGGATGCATCCATTCAGTTAAAATTCATAGCCATTCCAACAACCAGTGGTACCGGTTCAGAGGTTACTAAATTTGCAGTAATTACAGACCCGGACACCGAAACAAAATACCCGCTGGTGGAAGACAGTATGCTGCCGGATACTGCGATACTGGATGCAGAACTTACAAAATCTGTTCCACCCTCTATCACTGCCGATACAGGACTTGATGTCTTAACGCATGCCATCGAAGCCTTTGTCTGTAACATGAGAAACGATTTTACTGATGCACTTGCTGAGAAGGCAATTAAGCTAGCCAATAAATTTTTAATACAGGTATTTGAAAAACCGGACGATGTAACCTTAAGGCAACGTGTTCATAATGCCTCCTGTCTTGCGGGTATGGCATTTAGCAATTCAGGACTTGGTATCAATCATTCCATGGCTCATACCTTAGGTGCACACTTTCACATCCCTCACGGAAAAGCCAATGCCCTCTTATTGCCTTATGTAATCTCCTTTAATGCGGGTCTTTATGATGAATTGACTGAAGCAAACAAAAGGTATGCCAAAATAGCCAGATTAATCTGGCTTGATAGTACGAATGACCGTCAGAGCACAATAAATCTTGTCCGCGCCCTAAAGCGTTATATAGCCAAATTGAATATCCCTTCCAGTATAAAAGCTGCTGGTGTCAACCGGGAGGATTTTTATAAATTACTGCCCGCTATGGTGGATTCAGCCTATGTGGATCCCTGTACAGCAGGAAACCCACGCAACTGCACCAAAGAGGATTTAACAGACCTATTTATCAGGGCTTACGAGGGTACGAATGGAATATAG
- a CDS encoding arginase family protein: MQVYTIDFEGIYTEQSWYLTRKDKIKNMDIIPYEGTNGYCSQKSCEVLQAYCSNLDFPAVTYLGSGNYHYLTYFLLQQIKKPFSMVMFDFHSDIQMGMCKELLSCGNWVRFALENCSQLKQVYIVGVAEQYIPKDYDCCGKEVHFITEKQVRSIDWIEEVKRGIQYPIYITIDKDVFREGTVYTNWDQGTMEINDVSAFFEGVRARHKILGGDICGECSKNYADGQYNRYQEVNGIINQQILTYFHMANR, encoded by the coding sequence TTGCAGGTATATACTATTGATTTCGAAGGAATTTATACGGAACAATCGTGGTATCTAACACGAAAAGACAAGATAAAAAACATGGATATAATACCGTATGAAGGAACGAACGGATATTGTTCACAGAAAAGCTGTGAAGTGTTGCAGGCATATTGTTCAAACTTAGATTTTCCGGCAGTAACTTATCTAGGCTCAGGTAACTACCACTATCTCACATACTTTCTGCTACAGCAAATAAAGAAGCCGTTTTCTATGGTTATGTTTGATTTTCATTCCGATATCCAGATGGGAATGTGTAAAGAGTTATTATCCTGTGGCAATTGGGTACGGTTTGCTCTGGAGAATTGCAGTCAACTAAAACAGGTTTATATAGTAGGTGTAGCGGAACAATATATTCCTAAGGATTATGATTGTTGTGGCAAAGAAGTACATTTCATTACAGAAAAGCAGGTAAGAAGCATAGATTGGATAGAAGAAGTTAAAAGAGGAATACAGTACCCTATCTATATTACGATTGATAAAGATGTATTTCGGGAAGGGACTGTTTACACAAACTGGGACCAGGGAACCATGGAAATAAACGATGTAAGTGCATTTTTTGAAGGTGTAAGGGCAAGACATAAAATATTAGGCGGGGACATCTGCGGAGAGTGTTCGAAGAATTATGCAGATGGGCAGTATAACAGGTATCAAGAGGTTAATGGGATTATAAATCAACAGATTTTAACGTATTTTCATATGGCAAATCGATAG